A genomic stretch from Thermomonospora umbrina includes:
- a CDS encoding YbaB/EbfC family nucleoid-associated protein: MEPGGLNIQQLLEQAQRMQEHLVAAQQELAETEVTGTAGGGLVTATVNGQGEVTGLVIDPKAIDTDDPSDTAETVADLVLAAIRDAGRAAAELQQQKMGPLAEGLGGGLPGMPGMPGLPGM, from the coding sequence GTGGAACCCGGTGGTCTCAACATCCAGCAACTGCTGGAGCAGGCGCAGCGGATGCAGGAGCACCTCGTGGCGGCGCAGCAGGAGCTCGCCGAGACGGAGGTGACGGGCACCGCCGGCGGCGGCCTGGTCACCGCCACCGTCAACGGCCAGGGCGAGGTGACGGGACTGGTGATCGACCCGAAGGCGATCGACACCGACGACCCGTCCGACACCGCCGAGACGGTCGCCGACCTGGTGCTGGCCGCCATCCGGGACGCCGGACGAGCCGCCGCCGAGCTGCAGCAGCAGAAGATGGGCCCGCTCGCCGAGGGCTTGGGCGGAGGGCTTCCCGGGATGCCGGGCATGCCCGGCCTGCCCGGCATGTGA